The genomic segment AAAGGTTTCATACTTTGATTAAATTCtacgaaataaaaattataatctcCTAAATGGCATCTTAATGAGTAAAGTTGAAGGTTCATAGTCATAAGATACTGGTGTAGTTTACCTGATATCCGTACGATAATAATAAGAGCAGAAGAAGGATCTCTGTACATTCGACAACCAGCATGAATGCGTACACGCTACATAGCGTACAATAGAAAAAGAAGATATGTTTCACCGAGGATTAGGTATTTTTAACAAGATCAAGCAAAGAGCCTAATAAAATGTTCGCAAAATTCCAAAAATAAACTGGGACGTGTGGTCTGATTGTAAACCAAGTAAAAACCAAACATATGGACATGAGGGCAGAATAACAGAAGAAATGgataatattaagaaataatgaaagagaatgtaaatttaaaaacgtAGCAGAATTAGAGTACTTAGGGGTAACAGTTAAAATAAAGAAGATAAAAGAGATATAGATAAATGTCTTATAAAGGGTAATAGAGCAGTGGGATAGGATATATGACAGAATAAATAATTCGATCAGTACCGAACAGTATTATACCCATTCAGAGTTTGGATCATAAATCAAAAAgatgaaagaaaaagaaagagatTTGGGACAGAAAAACCCTAGAGAAAATCTGCTAACTTATGAAAGAGAAAGGTGAAAATAAACTACTAACCGGAAATAATGGATATAAATGCCAGGACCCTCAATGGTCAATTAAGTATTTTGAACAACTAAGAATTTGACAATGCAGCATTTAGTAAATACTGTATATATACTAATAAATACGGCATTCTAGTAAAATTAGCTCAATATTCAAACAAACAGTTAAAAATATGAGTAACTTACCATTACTAAACAACATAATGGTCCAGGGATTCTTCTTAATCAGTTCCAATAAAGCTTCCAATTCTTGTTTATCAATATTCTTGTATTCTTCATCGAGAAATCCCCGTTTCTTTCTGCCCACCCTAGGTCCGAACCAAACTGGTGCTGAGTATTTGCTTTCATCCTCTTTGCTTTTCTCTAATTCGTGAGTGGAGATGTTCCTGAAGTATAATGTCAAAAGGAAAAGCACAGAGACACCTACCGAGATATTCATCGTTGGATCGGTTAGTGTGGAATAACTGGAGAATGGAACGCTTCTTGAGTATATATATGATTTCATGAAATTTTGATAAATGAGGGTTCGATCTGGATGTGTAAGGAAAATCAGCGGCGGGTATTTTAAGgataagaaataaatatatttaaattttacttaaGAAGGTGACTTCATAAAATCAATTAAATTACTACTTTATAAGTAATACAATTAACAgccaagaaatagaaataatatatcgATTTCAATGTCTAGGAATGTAGATAAACGATAAAAAAAAGTTCTGAAATTAGTAGCGACTGAAACGTAGAATAGGTCTAAATAAGGTTTGTCCAAATAGTCGACTGCGGATCGACTGAGGACATGACATAGGGACTGCAGCTATGCCATTACTGCATTAAAGTTATTCAAGAATACTTGTTAAAGAGTGCATTCAAATAATAATAGATTGCGGTCTCATATTCATAGTTCATTTTCTTTATGTCCATCATGATAAGAAATTCAAGAAATAAGACCCTCAGTCACGGAAAAATGTTAAATCAGATTGTTCTAAGAAACCTTGGTTTGACATGACGAAACTACACATTTAAACATTGAATTAACGATCCCTATATGAAGATATTAAAGCAATGAATAACTCAGTGGGTATACTTGATATTAGTAAGACAAGATGGCCTGGAAATGGTATTAGTAACAATGATCCACAACATAGAAATGAAACATACTCTGATAAAATCATACTGCTTTAATTTATACAcaccattatcatcatcatcatctctCAACTCTTTATATACCCTGTTGGATATAGGTCTTCTCCATCCACTTCCAGTGTTCTCTACCCTGTGCTTTCTGCATCCAAGTTTCTGCTGTTTCTCGTAAGTTGTCCATCCATCTTGTTAGTGGTCTACCTCCGTATCTCTTGTTTTCTCTAGGTCTCCAATACTTATTATCATTTCAACGTGATATAAAGCGAGCCCATCTCAATTTGACTTCTGCAATCTTTTCTATGACATCTTCTGTTGTTTTAGTCCTCTCTTCTAGTATTTAGTTTGGTATCATATCTTTTCATTGTCATATCATTGTCATATCATTGTCATAAAGATGCAGAAGACAAgaagaaaccactgcattaaaaatccaacgatatttttagtataatCGTCATGGCAATGAGTATTAAAGGTAACAGTTATACTGATAGTGGGAATCAGAGCTCAAAAGCGAGCAAGGGAGGAGTAAACAAGGATTTTCAGGTCGTTAACCGGTGAAATGCctgtaaaacaattaaaaaaaaaagacaaaataaaattgtttaacatgaaaataggtacgtcGAACGTATGACAACTTAGTAACGTACCTAACATTCTTGACGAAATGAGTAGACTAaacatataaacatattaaaaataaagctagACTTGTACATTAGACTATCCAGAGTAATGTAAGATAGTCTAATGTACATAGATAATACACCATAGAAGTGGAGTAGCATTTATAGTCGATTCTGAAGTCAATATATAAAAAAGCGAGGCTTTTGTCCCAATTTAAGAACAGTTGATGcttctacaaataaaaatatcgaaaaaaaagattaaagttCGTTCACGTGTTCTCACCAACAACAAATGCAAACGAAGATCAAATAGAAATATTCTAAGATATTAAAGATAgtttaaaaataactaacaacAAAGAAATCACTTAAGTTTTCGGCGACTTGAATGCAAAAGTCAGGAGAGGCAGAGCTGGAACAATAGTAACAAAACCCAAGATAATTATGAAAGCCTGATAATTAACAGTAAGACcttagaacaagtagaaaattaCAACTATTGTAGCACAATAACAAAACACACAAATCATCTTTCCAAAAAGGTACTTTGTACAACAGACCTGCAACTGGACTTAAGAGTTAGGATAGCGACGACACGACGACTACTAATAAACAGGAAGCGATCAAATTATGGATATATAGGAGACttctgaagataccatggacaaagTAACAAAAAACGTATGAGAAGAATTAACAAAGAAGTGGAAATAATGGAACCAACAAAACAAGAGAGCTGAAATATCTGGGAATTTTTAGGCATGCAGAGGGATACTACGTGCTTTAATTGAGTATAAAGTGAAGATCTAGGACAAAAGAAGCATAGGAAGGAGAATAATCTTGTAACGATGACATCTCCAGCGTACCAGCTCTCTGTACGTACACACTACCATCGACACCCAGCATTACCATTCGATGCGTGCTGGAGATGGAACACCTGAAAAGGTATAAAACAGCATAGATATTAACAGAGACCGATTAATGGCAGAAACACACAGGCAAAACCAAAACATGACGGATGCAAGAACCATCGAGAACCCAACAGAAGTAGCCAAAAtcattaaaagattaaaagaaaatactGCCTGAAAAAAGCACATTTTCCGATCAACTGGAAGCATGCCAAGATCAGCTCTCTACTAAAACCAAGGAAGGACGGAAGAAGACCGAAAAGCTACAGACCAATCTCACTACTAGAAACATTAATGAAGAATACTGGAGAAAATCATCTACACAAGGCTGATGAAgcacacagaaagaagaagaatcatttaGAAGGATCAGTTCAGATTCAGAagaggaagaaactgcgaactccaACTAGCAAGAGtcatcagcgacacgaagatcagattcaacaggaaacagaagacagCAATGGCCATCCTAGATATCGGGAAGCCATATGACACGGTCTGGAAAAAGGCCCTAAACTACAAAATGAACAGAGCTAGATTACCTCATTATTTAGTTAATATATGCGACACATATCTGACTAATAGAACCTTTCAAGTTTCAACCGACCAAAAGACGTCTGGAATTCAAGAAATCCAAGAAAGAACGCATCAGGGTAGTATACTCTCGCCCattgtatataacatttttgtttcagacctacCAACAGATCCAAGAACAAGTACAGCCCCCTACGCAGACGACACGGCAATATATACAACAGGAAAGTATGATAGAAGAATATGGAAAAATGGATGATCAAAATCAACGCCTAAAAGATGCAAATTTATTATGTTCACCCAGGAGACAAGTCCACGTGTAGTAGAAATAATAATGGGAGGAAACAGGATCCAGTCAGAAGATTCATAGTCCTAGGAGTCCATCTCGACAGGAAATTCAACTTCACGAAGAATACTTAACAAATCAAGGCAAACGCTgctaaaaaaactaatacttccatATATTTTTAGGTCCAGTCAACTAAAGAAGGCCAAGAAAATCAGTTATGTAAGACCTACGTTAGATTGGTTATGTTATACGCTGTCCCAGTTTGGAGCTCTATATCGGAAACCAACTGGAAGAAACTTGAAGCTACAGAGACGTCATGCTACAGGATCATCGATGGATCAACATGGGAAGAACGGATAACAAATGCAACCATCAAAGAAAGTCTCCAGTACACACACCAATGAGGAAGGTGGCTGAGAAAAGACAAGATACTTCTTCCAccaagccacaagaagactccatAAGACCAGAGACATCCTCGCCAAGAACCTGATCCAGAGGAAGTTTAGATCAACACATAGACTGATTGAACAtatgatcagggtctagccgggtGGTTGCCGAAGACAGCCAATCAGGAAAGTAGGTACGATGCCGAAAACAAGTACCTATAGAAGAAGAAGCCAAAAAGTCTAGGACAGAAAAATTCTAGATTGGAGAGGAAGCAGttcaaccaattttttttttattatccgaGAACCGAGTTCTACCAGAGTACTGATCTGGTGAGAACTCCACCGAGCCCTTGGGTATTGACCAAAGGCCAACCGCTCCGGGAGTTCAAGCTGGTGTACTGACCTAGTAAGAGCTTCCGACCAGAGACTTGAAGTATTGATCTAACATCAAATTGACCTACCCGTCAGCGAGCAAGTATTGATTAGTCGCTTTCCGTTACTTGTCCGATACGAACAAGGATTGATTAGTCTTTTCCCCTATGCTCGGGGACTGGCCAATACATTGTCCTTTTATTTCAACTTTCCTGGCATCGccaatatttatttttcgtagATATCAACATGGATCATCGTAGCGTTGTCAATTCATTCACTAAGattggtattttattttattgtacatattacatagttcattttattttgtaatttttttgaatatatttttatttagattaaacttgTGTTTTACTGATTCATGTTCACGAATGATCACACTTTGTGTGTAAAAGAGCAAAGCGTCACAATGGAATGTCTGCTTAACTTGAGGAAATAGTATGATTTCCCATTAACCGAACTATTTAGAGCAGCAATTTTTGTTCGCCAATCTCTTTAATGGAGATTTCAAGTATAGAAgtaaaaaaaccttaaaaataaaattccaaaTAATAATTTCAGTTGTTTAAATTGTTTAActacaatattttcaaaaaacggcaaattattattaaaagattAACCATATATTACCAGGCTACGTGCAAAATACATTCACGCTGTCTATGTAACATCTACTTCTACATTGAAAATTCCATCCCTATTTGCTCGCTGGGATACAAATATATTAAGTGTTGGGACTGCATGCGGTCGTGTTATTTTTTGTCATTctattaaaatttattgtattttctgtgatttgtcgaaGGTTGGATCGAGATTTGATTATCGTTGAGACTTTTAAagtggtagacaataaataagcaattttatattatttttataacattttatattaTAGAAATATTAACTTCAGCGCATGT from the Diabrotica undecimpunctata isolate CICGRU chromosome 1, icDiaUnde3, whole genome shotgun sequence genome contains:
- the LOC140441867 gene encoding uncharacterized protein; protein product: MNISVGVSVLFLLTLYFRNISTHELEKSKEDESKYSAPVWFGPRVGRKKRGFLDEEYKNIDKQELEALLELIKKNPWTIMLFSNGKGRLLNFNPKDSSLEGLSEDEITEIVQRSMFAPRLGRSAFFPRLGRDNEME